GGTTTATTCATGTTGCTCTATGCAACTGGGGCACTCGCAGCCATGATTAGTGGCGGCCTGCTCTATCAACGGTTAGGAAAAAAGTATCTTCTTATTATCGGAATAACCCTACATAGCTTTGGTATATTTCTTTTGTTTTATATTTCAAATACTAGTCCTTTGAGCTTTTTAGTGATTGCTTATTTATTGATGGGTATGGGTGGCGGTCTAAGTGCCAATATTGCCCAAATTAGCTCATTGATTGATTTTTCAGACCAAGATTTACTACAAGGAAGTGTGCTCTGGAATATTAATCGACAAGTTTCTTTTAGTGTCGGTACTGTTGTACTCATTTCAATATATAACTTGATGTCTGGCTCAAGCGATCTGCTTCGTTATCAACATACTTTTTTAATTGCAGCTTTGCTCTGCTTACTTTCACTCATTCCCGTTTTAAAGGAGAAAACCCATGTCTAAACAAATGGATCAGGCCATTCAAAGTGTCATTGACCTACATGTTTTAATAGAAAATGTATTTACAGGAAAAAATGCAGAGCAAAGTCTGAGCCCGCTTTTAGATAGCTTTGATCAAAATTTTAAGATGGTCACCGTTCAAGGTCACAGCATTGGTTTCGCAGAAGTGAATAGTTTATTTAGTCAAAATATTGGAAACAAACCCTCTTTAAAAATCGACATTATTAATAGTACAGCTTTATACGAATTTGAAAATTATTGTTGGGTGCAATATCAGGAACATCAGCAAACTGATGAAACGGAGACAGTACGTACCTCTACAGCCTGCATTAAAGTAGACGGCGAAAAATGTTATTGGGTTTATTTACATGAAACTTTAGTTCCCTCATCTTCTTAACTCATCTGGAGTACCTTAAAGATGGCACCTATTTTGCTTAACAATATTACGTTTTATGAAAATCGTAATACTGATCAAAATGGGGAGCTGTCGATATGGGTTATGTTGCAAAGGAATTTACGCGAAAGAACAAGCTGATTCTCAGTATTTGTTCTTTCGTTATTCCAATATGTCTTTGGTGCGCAATCAGTTACTTACCTTTTGTTTGGCATCCTCAAGTACAAATCACGAGTTCGGGAAGTGTTTCTTACTTACAAGTAGGAAGTCGCATTGATAAAAATGTGTTCTATCTCGAAGCACAAAATGCAGTCAATCGAAATTCTGCACCACCACAAGGTATTTTGGTTAATCCGATTTATTTACCAGCTCCCCATGAAGTCGCTAAGGCTTTGGTCACCGCCTTTACCACGCCACCAGAACAACCTGATTCGCCGTGGTTTCATCAAAGTTTATGGCACAGTATCAAACTGGTTTTTTCAGCTTTTTTTATCTCTTCATTGATTGGAATTCCACTGGGTATTTTGTGTGGTTTTTCTAAGCGAATATCACTGTTAACAGAACCTTTTGTTGAGTTTTTCCGTTACTTACCAGCTCCCGCCTTTGGAGCACTTGCAGTAGCAATTTTAGGGATTAATGACGCACCTAAAATTGCCATTATTGTGATTGGTACGCTATTTCAGCAAATTCTAATTATTGCCAATACCACCCGAATGGTAGATCGAAGCTTAATTGAAGCTGGCTATACGCTTGGCACCAATAAGCTTAAAAGTTTATTTCACGTGGTGATTCCTGCGGCCTTACCTGATATTTACCGTGACTTACGTGTTCTATTGGGCTGGGCTTGGACCTATTTAATAGTTTCAGAGTTGATTGGTACGACCTCGGGTATTACATGGTTTATTACTCAACAGGCACGCTATCAAAACTTTGACAATGTCTATGCGGCTATTTTGATTATTGGAGTGATTGGTCTGGTCTGTGATTGGCTATTAATGAAGTTAGGTGAGCGGATGTTCACTTGGAAAGTAGGAGCAAAATAATGAACGATTCAACATTTAACGCGCATGAATACTTTCAAAAAATTTATGAACGTCCTGTTATTTTAGAAGCTAAACAACTGAGCCAAGTCTTTAAGCATGGTCACAGCGAACGCACTGTTTTAAATAAGCTCGATTTAAAAATTCATAAAAGAGAATTTATTTGTGTGATTGGTCCTTCTGGCTGCGGCAAATCGACTCTAAGTCGTGTTATTGCAGGTTTAGACCCATACCATAGTGGAGAAGTTTTAGTAGACGGAGAATGCATTACGGGTCCATGTCCTGAACGCGGCATGGTGTTTCAGGGCTATACCCTTTTTCCGTGGAAAACTGTAAAAGAAAACGTGATGTTTGGCCCGCAAATGCGCGGCGCTAGTCAAATGACAGCCGAAGCTCAAGCACGTGAATGGATTAATATTATTGGTTTAGAAAAATATGAAAATCAGTATCCACACCAACTTTCTGGCGGTATGAAACAGCGCGTTGCGATTGCTAGAGCTTTGGTTAATCAACCTAAAATTTTACTCATGGATGAACCTTTTGGTGCACTCGACCCGCACACTCGTCAAAAAATGCAAAAGCACTTGATGGATTTATGGCAAAACATTGATATCACCATTATTTTTGTAACCCATGACATGGATGAAGCCATTTTACTGGCAGACCGAATTGTGGCACTCAAAGCCAACCCGGGTGAAATTAAGGAAATTATTGAA
This genomic stretch from Acinetobacter oleivorans DR1 harbors:
- a CDS encoding ABC transporter permease is translated as MGYVAKEFTRKNKLILSICSFVIPICLWCAISYLPFVWHPQVQITSSGSVSYLQVGSRIDKNVFYLEAQNAVNRNSAPPQGILVNPIYLPAPHEVAKALVTAFTTPPEQPDSPWFHQSLWHSIKLVFSAFFISSLIGIPLGILCGFSKRISLLTEPFVEFFRYLPAPAFGALAVAILGINDAPKIAIIVIGTLFQQILIIANTTRMVDRSLIEAGYTLGTNKLKSLFHVVIPAALPDIYRDLRVLLGWAWTYLIVSELIGTTSGITWFITQQARYQNFDNVYAAILIIGVIGLVCDWLLMKLGERMFTWKVGAK
- a CDS encoding ABC transporter ATP-binding protein translates to MNDSTFNAHEYFQKIYERPVILEAKQLSQVFKHGHSERTVLNKLDLKIHKREFICVIGPSGCGKSTLSRVIAGLDPYHSGEVLVDGECITGPCPERGMVFQGYTLFPWKTVKENVMFGPQMRGASQMTAEAQAREWINIIGLEKYENQYPHQLSGGMKQRVAIARALVNQPKILLMDEPFGALDPHTRQKMQKHLMDLWQNIDITIIFVTHDMDEAILLADRIVALKANPGEIKEIIEVNLPRPRSLDLMSTPEFKQLRARVDYLVHAEEDELDPALQDLPKIPRMTQVSTEK